The DNA window TATTGCCTCTTCCTCCTCTTTGCGTTGTACCACAGCATTGTTTAAAGAGGCTTTGTTTCTGTACTTGGAAGGTACCGGGTCTTGCTTTGCCTTGTGGGTCTTGTGTTTACTTTTGTGAGAGTCATTGGTACGACGCTGTTGTTGAGGTACTTGGTTTTGGGAGGTTTGATCTTGTTCGTTTTGTGCTTGTTTGTGTTCCATAACTTATTTATAGTATTTGATTTTAAGGTAAATATTTTTTTCCGAAAATCCACCTTGTTTTCACGGCTAAACCGTGCGGTGGGTTGCCAAAAACTGTCGCCTACCCATTGTTATTGGAGCGACTTTGCATTTTATCTTCAAATATAAACATTTTGTTTAATATATTGCTCACTTTTACCCTAAAAACTCACCCCTGCGCAATAAGCGCATAAACACAAGCCCATAAAAAAACCGCCTGTCTACTCAAAGACAAGCGGTCAGCACTATGTTTTATACCATTGCCTAGGCAGGCACCAGCGTAAAGTTGATGGTCACCGAACCACCTTTGCCCGTAGTACTGCCCTGGTACTTAAGCTCAGTTGCACTAAAGCTCACCGCACTATAGGTAATGGCAGTTCCGGTAGAAGGGGTAAGGGTCAAGCTGGTTTTGTCGGTAGACAAAGCCCAGGTACCCGTAGTAGACGTACCCGAACGATCGACCAAGGTATAGCTCTTGGTGGTGCCATCGTTGGCAAGGGTCAGGCGGTATTGGCTAAACTCAGCCGTTACATCCAGGGTGCCCTCCAGGGCATTGCTCACCTTCCAGGCTTTCAGCAATTCGGTATTTTCAATGACAGGCCCATTGTCATCATTCTTCTTTTTGCAACTTTGAGAAAAAACGGCCACCATAGCCACCAATACTAAAAATAGATGTGTTCTTTTCATGAGTTAAATTTCTTTTGGGTGATAGTTTTTATAGCTTTCAAGCTTCAAGGGACAAGCTTCAAGCAACAAGTGGCGGAAGTCCGTGGCTTTAGTGTTAAAAAGCCCCGCTTCGCGAACCATAAAACTATAAAACCATATAACTAATTTAGCCTATTTTTTTTGAATTCTACGGGCTACCTTTTCTTCGCCAATTTGCAACAGCAACACATAGTTCCCCGCGGGCAACTGGCCCATATCAATGCTTCCTTTGTGGGGCACACCCTTCGCCACGGTTTGTCCCTGCATATTTACCACCTGGTAGCTTACCTTGTTAGAAGCTTTGCCCTCAATGCTTAAGCGTACCTTGCCTTGGGTAGGGTTAGGACCCACCGTCAAAATACCCTCCTTCAAATCGGGGCTCACCCCGGTTACATTGCTGGTAGCGGTGCCCGTGAGGTTGATCGTATACGTGCCTTCGTCGGCATCGTTGCTGCCAATGGTCAAAGTGGCGGTGCTGCTGCCCAACCCGGCAGGTTTGTAGCTTACGCTAAACGTTACATTGCTAAAGCCCGCAATTTTATCGGTTACACTGGTTTGGGTCACTACAAAGTCGGTGGCATTGGTACCACTCACTGCCACCTGGCTACCCGAAGTACCACTCAAAGTCAAATCTATGCCGCCCAAATTCTCAATAGTGAAAGTTTTATCGCTCGACTGGCTCACTACCACACTGCCAAAATCTACCGTACTACCCGAAGCTATGGCTACCGTGCCTGCTTTGAGATTGATTTCCTGGGCGGGAGCCATTATTCTGATTCTGTCTTCAAGAGGATCACTTATATAAAGTTGTCCATTAGCATCAAAGTGTAGTTGGCGTTCACTTTTAGTAGTTCCACCTGCATTGTTCGAGTTGAACTTTTTTACAAAAGTGCCATCGCTTTTAAAAACTTTGATGTAATCGTTACTGTTGTCATCATCCGATACATAGATGAAGCCATCCTTGTCAATGGCAATGCCTGCGGGCTTGGTAAATTGAGCGTCTCCTGTACCTGTGCTGCCAAATTTGCTCAAAAACGTCCCATCTTTGTCAAACTTCTGTATTCTATCGTTATTTCTATCTACCACATACAGGTTTCCGCTTGCATCCATCACCATGCCATCGGGACCAGAAAACTTTCCGTCAGTGGTGCCTGCGCCGCCAAATTGAGATTGATACGTACCATTTTTATCAAACTTTTGTACTCGGTTGTTATTAAAGTCTACTACATAGATATTGTCTGAAGCATCTATCACAATTGCTCTAGGAGTATTAAACTGACCATCACCATTACCATTGGTGCCGAATTGAGATAGATAATTGCCGTCTTTGTCAAACTTTTGGATTCGATGATTACTACCATCAGTTACAAAAATATTTCCCTGACTGTCTTTAGCCAGCCAATAAGGAAATTCTAGTTTTCCGTTGGTGGTTCCTGACCCCCCAAACTGGGAGACATAATTGCCGTCTTTGTCGAACTTTTGTACCCGATCATTTATTCCTTCTGATACCCAAAAGCTGCCATCAGCATTAAACAGGATACCTTGAGGGGCGTTAAACTCTCCGTTGCCTGTACCATCGGTTACATTGCCTAAAGAGTCTTTGAGCACCAAAGTAGTTTGGGCGGTCAGTTGTAGGGGAGCCAGCAGGCACAGTGCCATCAAGATACTCCATAACCTTTGTGCGTTGTAGAATTTTGTTCGTTGCATACTTTATTTAGTATTTAGGTTTGATTAATTTTGTTTCCTACCTACAAAGATACGCCTTTCGTGAAATTTCATACTTTTTTTTGGCTTTTTTAACTTACCCGACCGTCTTCACCCCTGGCTTGCGCCACCACAAGCGAACGCCCTTGGGTTGACTGCGTACTTTATTTTGCCGCCCACCCTTTGCCCATGCCCTCAAAGCACTGACTATCAGTCAGTAGAAGGGAGTGGTTGCCCAACCCCTTGATAACCAGTGGTTCAAGGACATCCGGCAGCAACGCCCACCCCAGAAGAGCCGCTGGGGCAAAGGGTGGAGGTTGGGGGCAAAACTTACCTGGACAATAAAAACCGCCAAACTTTGTCCGTTTCATTGCCCCAAATGTAGTATATTTGAAGTAACGCTTGTTGGCTCCGCATTCCTTAAAAACAAGGGGTTACTTTAGGCCACCCCACCCCATCTAGGGGTGGGGTACAATGATTTACCTTAAGCAATCAATTTATTAAATCATCTTTATTGTTTATTATTTTTGCATATATGAAAACGTTGACTTTATCCAAAACACAGGCATCTTTTACCTTACTTGCCCTGGTGGGTATCATAGGGCTATGGCTACAAAACCCTCCGGCTACCTGGTCGGCTTTATGGCGGGCAACCCCCCCAGTGGTAGGCTCCCCTGAGTTACCAACCTTGCCCTCGGCTGATTTTTTACCCCCCCTCAAACCCACTGCCGTGGCGGGCAATGTCGTCATTACCGCCCCCGACTTTACCGGAGCCGCCGCCCTCTGCAAAGACGGGCAGTTTGTGACCTTGCCCAACATCACCCTCTACGAAACCACCAACGATAGTTTTACTTATACACCTCCAGGTGGAGATGATAGTGAAAGTATGGTGATTACTCTTAGGGTAAGAACCGCCAACGCCACCAATTTTGAGTTCAAAACCGGCCCCGGTTCAGTCAGTGTAACTGCCAATACTTCGGGCACCAATATTACCTCTATCAGCACTACTGATGTTAGCCCAGGATCTGTCTATTACTTTGATATCACTTTTAGTTTATTAGGGAATGATAAATTAGATGCCATTACTATTTCGGGCTTGCAAGTAAAAGCCTTATCCAATACAGCAGTAGCGGAGGAGTTTTTATATGCTGGAACAGCTACTACTGATGGGGTTTTCACTGGGCTGACTGAGGCTGGGGCAGGTGGTGTTCCAAATGCCAACACTACTCGTTTTGCCAAATATGGCTCCAAAGATGCTCCCGCTGATGTTACTTTTACCGGGCTAACCAATGTAGATATATGTGCAGGTGCTACTTTTGAGGCGACCGACAAATTCAATGTAAGTGCAGGTGCAGGTACCACCAATTGGTACTCCGACTTTGCCCTCACCACCCAGGTAGCCACTGGAAACGAGGTAACCGTACTCAATGGTACCGAAGGCGATGGCAGCAATGATTTGATTGGGGTAAACCCCACCACGGCTGCTACCCTTACTTATTATGTCCGCCGGGAACACAATGGTTGCTACAGCACGGTCAAAACAGTGACAGTTACCGTACACCCTATTCCTGATGTTTTTCTTACCCTCAACTTGGCAAGCAACCAAATATGTTCTGATGGTACGATTGGGTACACTGCCTCTAGCCCCACCTCCGATGTATACACCTTCCAAATAAGGCCTTCAGGAGGATCCTATGTCAATGCTACTACTTATGGAGCAGTAGACGCTGCCGCAGGTACTTTTACATCTAATGCTGATGTTTTTGCCGCAGGAACGTATGAAATAAGGGTAAGAGGCAAGGTTAACTCTACGGGCTGTATCAACTGGACAAACCCAAAAACATTTACTGTGGTGACAAAACCAACAATTCCCAATATCAATGCGGCATCGGCAGTGACCAAAGGGAACGCCATTCCATTGACCGCAAGCAACAACGGAGCAAGCCGGGATGAAGAGCGTTTTGAAGGAGAGGGAGTAATACAAGTTGGTCCAAATTCTTATGAATTCAATACGTCTTCTCTTACCGAAGGTAATCCATACGATGTTACCTATAGGTATAGGGTAGGCGACTGTTGGGCGTTTAATACCAAAACAATTACCGTACAAGCTGCTCAACCCCTCTTTACTAACATTACCAACCCCAATATATGTGAACAAAGGTCAGTTTTTACCCTAAATATTAATGCTGCCAAAACCGAATTGAAAAATACATTTCCTTGTGCCTCTACTGCTGTTACCTATGCAGTCAGTTGCAATGTCCCTGGCATGTTGTCAGGTAGCCCTAGTACATCGGTGAGTAGTTATACTTTTAACCCTACTGCAGTTCCCTCAGCTCCCCAAGCGGTTGAACTTACTGTAACAGCCACGCATACTTGTACTTTGGGGGGACCACAAATAAAAACTTCTACTACTACTGTCAATATTTTTAAAGCACTTAACTTAGTGATTGATCAGGCCGCACTTAATCCAGGTGGGTATTGTGATAATAATAATACAAACATTCCTTTTACGCTGAAAGATGGGGCAAATGTATTGACCGATAAGGTAACTTTTGTGCTCAACGGAGCAAATATAGCAGATGGAGACGCAAGGCTTGACAATGCCAACCGTACTTTTAACCCTCAAGAGCTAGGCGCAGGTACCCATGTTATCAAGTTTAA is part of the Microscilla marina ATCC 23134 genome and encodes:
- a CDS encoding lipocalin family protein, whose amino-acid sequence is MKRTHLFLVLVAMVAVFSQSCKKKNDDNGPVIENTELLKAWKVSNALEGTLDVTAEFSQYRLTLANDGTTKSYTLVDRSGTSTTGTWALSTDKTSLTLTPSTGTAITYSAVSFSATELKYQGSTTGKGGSVTINFTLVPA
- a CDS encoding choice-of-anchor D domain-containing protein; translated protein: MQRTKFYNAQRLWSILMALCLLAPLQLTAQTTLVLKDSLGNVTDGTGNGEFNAPQGILFNADGSFWVSEGINDRVQKFDKDGNYVSQFGGSGTTNGKLEFPYWLAKDSQGNIFVTDGSNHRIQKFDKDGNYLSQFGTNGNGDGQFNTPRAIVIDASDNIYVVDFNNNRVQKFDKNGTYQSQFGGAGTTDGKFSGPDGMVMDASGNLYVVDRNNDRIQKFDKDGTFLSKFGSTGTGDAQFTKPAGIAIDKDGFIYVSDDDNSNDYIKVFKSDGTFVKKFNSNNAGGTTKSERQLHFDANGQLYISDPLEDRIRIMAPAQEINLKAGTVAIASGSTVDFGSVVVSQSSDKTFTIENLGGIDLTLSGTSGSQVAVSGTNATDFVVTQTSVTDKIAGFSNVTFSVSYKPAGLGSSTATLTIGSNDADEGTYTINLTGTATSNVTGVSPDLKEGILTVGPNPTQGKVRLSIEGKASNKVSYQVVNMQGQTVAKGVPHKGSIDMGQLPAGNYVLLLQIGEEKVARRIQKK